In one Acipenser ruthenus chromosome 10, fAciRut3.2 maternal haplotype, whole genome shotgun sequence genomic region, the following are encoded:
- the tank gene encoding TRAF family member-associated NF-kappa-B activator isoform X2 produces the protein MERKMGDQLNKAYEAYRQACIEKESAKKELLQKTEAYEHHINELKLQIEEQSKLIAELRAQQSSAGSSSRGNVKGSENILEGKETVLQTHRKNESQSLLPHGQLRENLAMAHMNIAESAPRKSVPYPGSGIAIDERKEVVEAFNEIRGTLQIIRNTTRKQKDHLNKLRIKNEAANGQFSMPIQCTDVTVEQGPLKPTKKTNAIKEISSASITSRGVSPEDEDCLESISNLSVKFPPTDTEYDFLNSAPEKPVALATGRTFTAFTKDSDEVTQPEHAPNCRRIDWEPLAPGSDINPSNMAKPPASSTTLDTFPPEVVRGPQQPFWSPHNSEDCADPEQNANPSRCEFCQAMLPAGIASNRDEFLRHLNSHFKDPASNGF, from the exons ACGGAAGCTTATGAACACCATATCAATGAGCTGAAGCTGCAAATAGAGGAGCAAAGCAAACTCATTGCAGAACTTAGAGCCCAACAGAGTTCTGCAGGAAGTTCCTCCAGAG GCAATGTGAAAGGCTCAGAGAATATTCTTGAAGGCAAGGAGACTGTCCTGCAGACGCACAGAAAAAATGAATCCCAGTCCTTATTACCTCATGGTCAACTCAGGGAGAACCTGGCAATG GCACATATGAATATTGCTGAATCAGCACCGAGGAAAAGTGTTCCTTATCCAGGATCTGGAATAGCTATTGATGAAAG GAAAGAAGTCGTTGAGGCTTTCAATGAGATCCGTGGTACATTACAGATCATTCGGAATACAACAAGAAAACAGAAGGATCACCTGAATAAGTTGAGGATAAAAAACGAGGCAGCAAATG GTCAGTTTTCCATGCCTATACAATGCACTGATGTCACAGTTGAACAAGGGCCCCTCAAACCAACAAAAAAGACTAACGCCATTAAAGAAATAAGCTCTGCTTCTATAACATCTCGAGGAGTTAGCCCAGAAGATGAAGATTGCTTGGAGTCCATTTCTAATCTTAGTGTGAAGTTTCCACCTACAGACACGGAATATGACTTTTTAAATAGTGCACCAGAAAAACCAGTAGCTCTTGCAACTGGAAGAACTTTCACAGCTTTTACAAAGGACAGCGATGAAGTTACCCAGCCTGAACATGCTCCCAACTGTAGAAGAATTGACTGGGAACCACTGGCTCCTGGTTCAGATATTAACCCCTCGAACATGGCAAAGCCTCCTGCTTCTTCTACTACTTTAGATACTTTTCCACCTGAGGTTGTACGAGGACCACAACAG cCCTTCTGGAGCCCGCACAACAGTGAAGACTGTGCTGATCCTGAGCAAAATGCAAACCCCAGTAGATGTGAGTTCTGCCAAGCCATGCTCCCAGCAGGAATCGCATCCAACCGGGATGAATTTCTTAGGCATCTTAATTCACACTTTAAAGATCCAGCTAGCAATGGGTTCTAA
- the tank gene encoding TRAF family member-associated NF-kappa-B activator isoform X1, with protein MERKMGDQLNKAYEAYRQACIEKESAKKELLQKTEAYEHHINELKLQIEEQSKLIAELRAQQSSAGSSSRGNVKGSENILEGKETVLQTHRKNESQSLLPHGQLRENLAMAHMNIAESAPRKSVPYPGSGIAIDERKEVVEAFNEIRGTLQIIRNTTRKQKDHLNKLRIKNEAANEGQFSMPIQCTDVTVEQGPLKPTKKTNAIKEISSASITSRGVSPEDEDCLESISNLSVKFPPTDTEYDFLNSAPEKPVALATGRTFTAFTKDSDEVTQPEHAPNCRRIDWEPLAPGSDINPSNMAKPPASSTTLDTFPPEVVRGPQQPFWSPHNSEDCADPEQNANPSRCEFCQAMLPAGIASNRDEFLRHLNSHFKDPASNGF; from the exons ACGGAAGCTTATGAACACCATATCAATGAGCTGAAGCTGCAAATAGAGGAGCAAAGCAAACTCATTGCAGAACTTAGAGCCCAACAGAGTTCTGCAGGAAGTTCCTCCAGAG GCAATGTGAAAGGCTCAGAGAATATTCTTGAAGGCAAGGAGACTGTCCTGCAGACGCACAGAAAAAATGAATCCCAGTCCTTATTACCTCATGGTCAACTCAGGGAGAACCTGGCAATG GCACATATGAATATTGCTGAATCAGCACCGAGGAAAAGTGTTCCTTATCCAGGATCTGGAATAGCTATTGATGAAAG GAAAGAAGTCGTTGAGGCTTTCAATGAGATCCGTGGTACATTACAGATCATTCGGAATACAACAAGAAAACAGAAGGATCACCTGAATAAGTTGAGGATAAAAAACGAGGCAGCAAATG AAGGTCAGTTTTCCATGCCTATACAATGCACTGATGTCACAGTTGAACAAGGGCCCCTCAAACCAACAAAAAAGACTAACGCCATTAAAGAAATAAGCTCTGCTTCTATAACATCTCGAGGAGTTAGCCCAGAAGATGAAGATTGCTTGGAGTCCATTTCTAATCTTAGTGTGAAGTTTCCACCTACAGACACGGAATATGACTTTTTAAATAGTGCACCAGAAAAACCAGTAGCTCTTGCAACTGGAAGAACTTTCACAGCTTTTACAAAGGACAGCGATGAAGTTACCCAGCCTGAACATGCTCCCAACTGTAGAAGAATTGACTGGGAACCACTGGCTCCTGGTTCAGATATTAACCCCTCGAACATGGCAAAGCCTCCTGCTTCTTCTACTACTTTAGATACTTTTCCACCTGAGGTTGTACGAGGACCACAACAG cCCTTCTGGAGCCCGCACAACAGTGAAGACTGTGCTGATCCTGAGCAAAATGCAAACCCCAGTAGATGTGAGTTCTGCCAAGCCATGCTCCCAGCAGGAATCGCATCCAACCGGGATGAATTTCTTAGGCATCTTAATTCACACTTTAAAGATCCAGCTAGCAATGGGTTCTAA
- the tank gene encoding TRAF family member-associated NF-kappa-B activator isoform X3: protein MERKMGDQLNKAYEAYRQACIEKESAKKELLQKTEAYEHHINELKLQIEEQSKLIAELRAQQSSAGSSSRGNVKGSENILEGKETVLQTHRKNESQSLLPHGQLRENLAMAHMNIAESAPRKSVPYPGSGIAIDERKEVVEAFNEIRGTLQIIRNTTRKQKDHLNKLRIKNEAANEGQFSMPIQCTDVTVEQGPLKPTKKTNAIKEISSASITSRGVSPEDEDCLESISNLSVKFPPTDTEYDFLNSAPEKPVALATGRTFTAFTKDSDEVTQPEHAPNCRRIDWEPLAPGSDINPSNMAKPPASSTTLDTFPPEVVRGPQQLATCFVPSQLH from the exons ACGGAAGCTTATGAACACCATATCAATGAGCTGAAGCTGCAAATAGAGGAGCAAAGCAAACTCATTGCAGAACTTAGAGCCCAACAGAGTTCTGCAGGAAGTTCCTCCAGAG GCAATGTGAAAGGCTCAGAGAATATTCTTGAAGGCAAGGAGACTGTCCTGCAGACGCACAGAAAAAATGAATCCCAGTCCTTATTACCTCATGGTCAACTCAGGGAGAACCTGGCAATG GCACATATGAATATTGCTGAATCAGCACCGAGGAAAAGTGTTCCTTATCCAGGATCTGGAATAGCTATTGATGAAAG GAAAGAAGTCGTTGAGGCTTTCAATGAGATCCGTGGTACATTACAGATCATTCGGAATACAACAAGAAAACAGAAGGATCACCTGAATAAGTTGAGGATAAAAAACGAGGCAGCAAATG AAGGTCAGTTTTCCATGCCTATACAATGCACTGATGTCACAGTTGAACAAGGGCCCCTCAAACCAACAAAAAAGACTAACGCCATTAAAGAAATAAGCTCTGCTTCTATAACATCTCGAGGAGTTAGCCCAGAAGATGAAGATTGCTTGGAGTCCATTTCTAATCTTAGTGTGAAGTTTCCACCTACAGACACGGAATATGACTTTTTAAATAGTGCACCAGAAAAACCAGTAGCTCTTGCAACTGGAAGAACTTTCACAGCTTTTACAAAGGACAGCGATGAAGTTACCCAGCCTGAACATGCTCCCAACTGTAGAAGAATTGACTGGGAACCACTGGCTCCTGGTTCAGATATTAACCCCTCGAACATGGCAAAGCCTCCTGCTTCTTCTACTACTTTAGATACTTTTCCACCTGAGGTTGTACGAGGACCACAACAG CTGGCAACCTGCTTTGTACCAAGCCAAttgcattaa